The Vitis vinifera cultivar Pinot Noir 40024 chromosome 18, ASM3070453v1 region ATACGTATTAATGTATGAGGGTTAGGATCATGATCCAAATACGCTacgaattaatttttaaatatccaGAATATGTAATTCATAATTAATGTCACTGGACTTTGAAATCCAAGAATATGATACCAAAATCATTTGAATCCATGCAATGAATGACGAAAGAGGCTGTTGTTGCGTGCATGGACTGCGTTCTTCTGACCCAGCAATTCGCCGCCACGTGTTTGATTATCTGCTTTCAAGTTTCCTAGGTTTAGGATATTTTAATAATCATTAGTTTATAATAGTATAATACCTAAACTTTTGAAACGGATCGATTAACTCTGCCTGGACGGACATATGTAGTGTTGTCTTTTGTTAAATTACCAAATGCATCCATGGTCCATGTAGGAGCTAGATTGGAAATGTTGCGGGCAATGCATACAACTCCTGAAAGAAAATGTGAAgtttaattaacttaaatatTGTAGGCCAGTTTCATTGATGTATAATTGTTacaaatcaagaaattaaagggaaaaaattgaTGGGGTTATGAAAGTGAATTAGATGATCAGATACAGATAGCTTGAGTTCTCTGCTGTCATTTTATTGAAAGAAAGGGTAATTGGGGGTTTTTACATCCAATTAAATGGGACAGATGTtaatgggtttttaaaaaaaaaaattaaatgaatcataGCAGGAGGGAAAGTCTGAGTAAGACCGTGTATAAGAAGGAAGTCCTAAGTCTGGTGCATGGTAACGGAGGAAAAAGCAGCCAAAATCAAAGCGTAGAAATGGGAAGGTCTCCTTGCTGTGATGAGAATGGTCTGAAGAAAGGGCCTTGGACTCCTGAAGAAGATCAGAAGCTGGTCAGCTACGTTCAGAAACATGGCCATGGAAGCTGGAGAGCTCTCCCTAAGCTTGCAGGTCTATGTTAATTAATTGGATCCCTCTCCCTGTCTCTCATTTTTTCAGTACTTCACCATTTCATCATTTCCCTTTTACTCCTGCAGGTCTTAACAGATGTGGAAAGAGCTGTAGGTTGAGATGGACGAATTATTTAAGGCCTGATATTAAAAGAGGAAAATTTTCTCAAGAAGAAGAACAGACAATTCTGCATCTCCATTCCATCCTGGGAAACAAGTAAGCCTAATAAACTTCTGCTTCCATGAAACAAAACCCTCAAGCTCATGCATTACTAATCCAATATTTTTGTCCACAATTAGATGGTCCGCAATTGCATCGCACCTCCCTGGCCGGACGGACAACGAAATTAAGAATTTCTGGAATACCCATCTAAAGAAGAAGCTCATTCAGATGGGGTTTGATCCCATGACACACCAACCGAGGACCGACGATCTCTTCAGCAGCTTGACCCATCTATTAGCTCTGGCTAACCTCAGAAACCTCATGGAGCACCACTCACTGGATGATCATTCACTGAAAATACAGGCAGATGCAATTCAGTTGGCTAAGCTTCAGTATTTAGAGTATCTTCTCCAATCTACAGTTTCGGCATCTACTAATTCATATAGCCCAAATGGCATTGCAAACATGGAGGCTTTCAGCTTCTCGAGTTCATCAATTCCTCCTATGAAAGAAAACCCAGTTTTAAGTTCATTACAACTGGAGAACCTAGCCTCATTTTCTCTTGACAGTGATACTTCCCAACCACTCCACCACCCAAGCCCCTTAGCTCATTTGACGGCCCCACAAGTCCCTTTTCAAACACCTTTGAACAGTGAAATGGGCCAAACTTCAAACCCCAATTCTCCTTGGGTTCTTCCATCTCCTAGTACCACTCTTCCTCCACTTGTAACCAATCTTTCAATGAACCATCCAGGAGAGGGCAGTAGCATTTCTAGCTATGGAGGAGGACCCTCTCCCTACTGGTCTGAACTTTTTGAAGACCATTTAATGCATGACGACCTTTCTTAGCTTTACGATTATGTGAGAGTTCCCACCATAAATTGGTCATTTGTTCATTGCAACTTTTGCAGAGCTGCATGCATGGATACAGATATCCTTACATATTAATTACGTGCTTCCATGTCAACCACACAATAGAGGCTTtaatttataaagtaattaGTCTCCGGATAATTGTCTTTGAACCAGTTTGGATTCGAGTTGTTTAAATGTTTCTTCTAATATTCAGATATGATGCTGTTTACTTGGAAATGAGCATGATCTTATGGGTCACAATTTGTC contains the following coding sequences:
- the LOC100243754 gene encoding transcription factor MYB93 is translated as MGRSPCCDENGLKKGPWTPEEDQKLVSYVQKHGHGSWRALPKLAGLNRCGKSCRLRWTNYLRPDIKRGKFSQEEEQTILHLHSILGNKWSAIASHLPGRTDNEIKNFWNTHLKKKLIQMGFDPMTHQPRTDDLFSSLTHLLALANLRNLMEHHSLDDHSLKIQADAIQLAKLQYLEYLLQSTVSASTNSYSPNGIANMEAFSFSSSSIPPMKENPVLSSLQLENLASFSLDSDTSQPLHHPSPLAHLTAPQVPFQTPLNSEMGQTSNPNSPWVLPSPSTTLPPLVTNLSMNHPGEGSSISSYGGGPSPYWSELFEDHLMHDDLS